A window of Candidatus Polarisedimenticolia bacterium contains these coding sequences:
- a CDS encoding VCBS repeat-containing protein yields MRCRSALLSCLLVLFITSPLLAQSSLKTRQDYVVGDHPVGVVATDYDADGFLDLITVNQQTDGNGDIALLKGFGDGRLRKVSSIVSGSLPSALVYTDVNSDGKPDLVVADLRSQEITVHLGNGTGGFGAKLSTLIVGTPASLAVGDFNGDAKPDVAILNSAQNNVQILLGDGLGRFPTSRQTFAIAASSKQILTIDLNADAKRDLLVVSNTTNTLRILRGDGTGLFTLNTTLTTGTGPVAMVTADFNNDTRPDIAVANQAGDNVSVFLQSTSGSFGSPSTLSPGFGPRGIAVADLNKDGRIDLIVTLGKVSQEGQVALMTGNGAGGFTLLNTLFVGPAPNWAATGDFNRDGNLDLVTANNTGNTVSLVPSIGTATFLIPGRIPLPFGSFPASVVVGDFNNDSKVDVISANEQTNNISVVNGDGLCGFTSVTSANNTGITPINIVATHFNADSCPDLLTVNNGDGSFSIMLGNCAGNFAVTNGNAVGCPDPISVSVGDVNGDGRRDIGMICETAGELCTRLGTGVSSPVFGLLSLCTPSVTATPQGVAMGAYNLDADEDYAITSSPVPSGDPTDIIAIAKSDGLGGVLDIPATFPVGLSPRGVVNADLNGDGFLDLLVANSGSNSISALLGDGGGVFSFPSIDSPAGQAPTSIAVADFNLDGKLDAATTNTNANNVSLLLGDGFGHFTKAGDYGTRDLPISIGAGDCNGDGKPDLLVADNFNDTITVLVNQTAAGDPLQVTDLFGQTQTVYSWGIVAGAKYDVIRGQLRLASQGPTTNSLGPVTCLANDLTETDTANLPDTTYPPSGDAYFYLVRATVGGLAGNYTVSVPGGKPGVPSSGGCP; encoded by the coding sequence ATGAGATGCAGATCGGCTCTACTGTCCTGCCTTCTGGTCCTGTTCATCACTTCCCCCCTCCTGGCGCAATCCTCCTTGAAGACACGCCAGGACTATGTCGTCGGGGATCATCCTGTGGGGGTGGTCGCCACCGACTATGACGCCGACGGGTTCCTCGACCTGATCACGGTGAATCAGCAGACGGACGGGAACGGGGACATCGCTCTTCTGAAGGGGTTCGGCGACGGCAGGCTTCGCAAGGTCAGCTCCATCGTTTCGGGGTCCCTGCCGTCGGCGCTCGTCTACACGGACGTCAACAGCGACGGCAAGCCGGACCTGGTGGTTGCCGACCTGCGCAGCCAGGAGATCACCGTCCACCTCGGCAATGGGACGGGCGGGTTCGGGGCCAAGCTGTCCACCTTGATCGTCGGGACGCCGGCCAGCCTGGCGGTGGGGGACTTCAACGGCGACGCCAAGCCCGACGTGGCCATCCTGAATTCGGCGCAGAACAACGTGCAGATCCTCCTCGGGGACGGCCTCGGCCGGTTCCCGACCAGCCGGCAGACTTTCGCGATCGCCGCCTCGTCGAAGCAGATCCTCACGATCGATCTCAATGCCGATGCGAAGCGCGACCTGCTGGTAGTCAGCAACACCACGAACACCCTCCGCATCCTCCGCGGGGACGGCACGGGCCTGTTCACCCTGAACACCACGCTGACGACGGGGACCGGACCGGTCGCCATGGTCACCGCCGACTTCAACAACGACACCCGGCCCGACATCGCCGTCGCCAACCAGGCCGGGGACAATGTGTCGGTCTTCTTGCAGTCGACCAGCGGCTCCTTCGGGTCGCCTTCGACACTGTCTCCGGGCTTCGGGCCGAGAGGCATCGCGGTCGCCGATCTCAACAAGGACGGTCGGATCGATCTGATCGTGACCCTCGGCAAGGTATCGCAGGAGGGTCAGGTGGCCCTGATGACCGGCAACGGCGCCGGCGGGTTCACCCTGCTGAATACGCTCTTCGTCGGGCCGGCGCCGAACTGGGCGGCGACGGGAGACTTCAACCGGGACGGCAATCTCGACCTGGTCACCGCGAACAATACGGGGAACACCGTGTCGCTCGTGCCGAGCATCGGCACGGCGACCTTCCTGATTCCGGGACGCATCCCTCTGCCGTTCGGCTCGTTCCCGGCGTCGGTGGTCGTCGGTGATTTCAACAATGACAGCAAGGTGGACGTCATCTCGGCCAACGAGCAGACCAACAACATCAGCGTGGTGAACGGCGACGGCCTGTGCGGCTTCACGTCCGTCACCTCCGCGAACAACACCGGCATCACGCCAATCAACATCGTGGCCACCCATTTCAACGCGGACAGCTGCCCCGACCTCCTGACCGTCAATAACGGGGACGGGTCGTTTTCCATCATGCTGGGCAACTGCGCGGGCAATTTCGCGGTCACCAACGGCAACGCGGTCGGATGCCCCGACCCGATATCGGTCTCGGTGGGGGACGTGAACGGCGACGGCCGCCGAGACATCGGCATGATCTGCGAGACCGCCGGCGAGCTGTGCACCCGGCTCGGAACGGGAGTCTCGTCTCCGGTGTTCGGCTTGCTCTCCCTCTGCACGCCGTCGGTGACTGCCACTCCCCAGGGGGTGGCGATGGGCGCCTACAACCTGGACGCCGACGAGGACTACGCGATCACCTCCAGCCCGGTCCCGAGCGGCGACCCGACCGACATCATCGCCATCGCCAAGTCGGACGGTCTCGGCGGCGTGCTGGACATCCCCGCGACCTTCCCGGTCGGACTGTCGCCGCGGGGCGTCGTCAACGCCGATCTGAACGGCGACGGGTTTCTCGACCTGCTGGTCGCCAACAGCGGCTCGAACAGCATCAGCGCCCTTCTCGGCGACGGTGGCGGCGTCTTCAGCTTCCCCTCCATCGACAGCCCGGCAGGGCAGGCCCCGACGTCGATTGCCGTGGCCGATTTCAACCTGGACGGCAAGCTCGACGCCGCGACCACCAACACGAACGCCAACAACGTGTCGCTCCTGCTGGGCGACGGGTTCGGCCATTTCACCAAGGCAGGGGACTACGGCACGCGCGACCTGCCGATTTCAATCGGGGCAGGGGACTGCAACGGCGACGGCAAGCCGGACCTGCTGGTGGCCGACAACTTCAACGATACGATCACCGTCCTGGTGAACCAGACGGCGGCGGGGGACCCGCTTCAGGTCACGGATCTTTTCGGCCAGACACAAACGGTCTACTCCTGGGGAATTGTGGCCGGCGCAAAGTACGACGTCATCCGCGGGCAGCTGCGCCTGGCCAGTCAGGGGCCGACCACCAATAGCCTGGGGCCCGTGACCTGTCTGGCCAACGACCTCACCGAGACCGACACGGCCAATCTTCCTGACACCACATACCCTCCATCGGGGGACGCCTATTTCTACCTGGTCCGGGCGACCGTCGGCGGTCTGGCCGGCAATTACACGGTCTCCGTGCCGGGCGGGAAACCGGGCGTCCCGTCCTCTGGCGGGTGCCCTTGA
- a CDS encoding zf-HC2 domain-containing protein: MKRCRDFNALLPLYSGGELSEAENLEVKGHLARCAACREEEEQFTQVIGIARQAGSGEYRIPEMVANRIALEASSRPSRRPWGFPVPSFSLSAHPGLLAGAVAFVFILAALPIAMRDVNRPIRQTGVSVLDITADGGVVRLAWSDGSRDLYRVYKSTDPRDMGQSEVHVVRGNVWTDKRSESSPIVYYRIE, translated from the coding sequence ATGAAGAGATGCAGAGATTTCAACGCGCTCTTGCCCCTTTACTCCGGCGGCGAGCTCAGCGAGGCGGAGAACCTGGAGGTGAAAGGTCACTTGGCTCGGTGTGCGGCCTGCCGTGAGGAAGAGGAGCAATTCACGCAGGTTATCGGGATCGCCCGGCAAGCAGGCTCTGGGGAGTATCGAATTCCAGAGATGGTTGCCAACAGGATTGCGCTCGAGGCGTCATCACGCCCCTCGCGCAGGCCATGGGGCTTTCCTGTTCCATCCTTTTCGCTGTCCGCCCACCCTGGTCTTCTGGCGGGCGCCGTAGCGTTCGTTTTCATTTTGGCGGCGCTGCCGATTGCCATGCGTGACGTTAACCGTCCGATTCGCCAGACCGGAGTCTCGGTCCTTGACATCACGGCCGATGGCGGCGTCGTCAGGCTGGCGTGGAGCGACGGAAGTCGTGATTTGTACAGGGTTTACAAGAGCACCGATCCACGGGACATGGGGCAATCCGAGGTTCATGTCGTCAGGGGTAACGTCTGGACCGACAAGCGCTCCGAATCGTCTCCGATTGTGTATTACAGGATCGAGTGA
- a CDS encoding tetratricopeptide repeat protein has protein sequence MKRSSWIPAAAVALTVVALHLRTLGFEFVFDDLHLIVNNSFLHEPWSPLTAFAHHFWHGTPFGAAYYRPIATSSLALNGRLFGWGPAGFHLVNLLLHAANAALLLELIRRIGAPVWAATCAAALFAVHPVAAWPVGSIVARVDLLPAFFVLLAWLALHDGRRPVLVGLLFLMALLSKESAAAFLAVPILGLRRLRDPEPLQEVRTPDRRDRTWPALLALGGSVVAWLALRLWSGVGVLIAQKLVDPLTNPLGQLTMPSRLWAALALAGRYILYLVVPVRFSDPRNYVDPSTLPSPWAPSVLLSLGALSAWGAGILILWLRRDRIALPLAFSLASFLPASNILMPISSLYAQNFLYMPLLGLCLALGDLLGRLAARRTSVLRAAPLLVATPILAVLAMVSYTETGLWRDGVSLFTAWTERFPNYSMAHSSLGVMLIGRGVAGEAVPSFRRALAITERNAEAHYNLGVALMLTRQDKATREDALTHLRRASELAPFFAPAHVDAAKALLLLDRPVEAEAEARAALHLAPGFTPALLDLADALYGQARYAEAADAYGDLVSLDPDDVDARSNYVVALIRSGQTDRARAATDAARSAFPRLAWFDFCLARVEAQAGRKGEALVLLETALARDPKVKEWLEKVDEFDVYAGTREFQSVLSRSGPR, from the coding sequence ATGAAGCGAAGTTCGTGGATTCCTGCCGCCGCCGTGGCACTCACGGTGGTGGCTCTTCATCTGCGCACGCTGGGATTCGAGTTCGTCTTCGACGATCTGCACCTGATCGTGAACAATTCCTTCCTGCACGAGCCCTGGAGCCCGCTGACCGCCTTCGCGCACCACTTCTGGCACGGGACCCCGTTCGGGGCCGCCTACTATCGCCCGATCGCGACCTCGAGCCTGGCGCTCAACGGCCGGCTCTTCGGCTGGGGTCCGGCCGGGTTCCACCTGGTCAACCTTCTGCTGCACGCGGCGAATGCCGCGCTCCTCCTCGAGCTCATCCGGCGGATCGGGGCCCCGGTCTGGGCCGCCACCTGCGCCGCCGCGCTCTTTGCAGTTCATCCCGTCGCCGCCTGGCCGGTGGGCTCCATCGTGGCGCGCGTCGATCTCCTGCCGGCATTTTTCGTCCTGCTCGCCTGGCTGGCGCTTCATGACGGGCGTCGGCCGGTTCTCGTCGGGCTTCTCTTTCTCATGGCGCTTCTCTCGAAAGAGTCGGCGGCAGCCTTCCTCGCCGTGCCGATACTCGGGTTAAGGCGATTGCGGGACCCCGAGCCCCTTCAGGAGGTCCGCACGCCTGACAGGCGGGACAGGACCTGGCCGGCCCTGCTCGCGCTCGGGGGGTCCGTGGTCGCCTGGCTGGCCTTGCGCCTTTGGTCCGGCGTGGGTGTCCTGATCGCCCAGAAGCTGGTCGACCCCCTGACCAACCCCCTGGGGCAGCTGACCATGCCCTCGCGTCTCTGGGCAGCCCTGGCGCTCGCAGGACGGTACATCCTGTATCTCGTCGTCCCCGTCCGCTTCAGCGATCCGCGGAACTACGTCGATCCCTCCACCCTGCCGTCCCCTTGGGCGCCCAGTGTCCTCTTGAGCCTCGGGGCCCTTTCGGCGTGGGGGGCCGGGATTCTCATTCTCTGGCTGAGACGGGATCGGATCGCCCTGCCCCTGGCATTCTCCCTGGCCAGCTTCCTGCCGGCCTCGAACATCCTCATGCCGATCAGCTCGCTCTATGCGCAGAACTTCCTCTACATGCCGCTCCTCGGCCTGTGTCTGGCCCTGGGCGACCTCCTGGGGAGATTGGCGGCTCGGAGGACTTCCGTGCTGCGGGCGGCGCCGCTGCTGGTGGCCACGCCGATTCTCGCGGTCCTGGCCATGGTGTCCTACACAGAAACCGGCCTCTGGCGCGACGGCGTCTCCCTGTTCACCGCCTGGACGGAACGTTTCCCCAATTACTCCATGGCGCACAGCAGCCTGGGGGTGATGCTCATCGGCCGGGGAGTTGCCGGGGAAGCCGTCCCCTCATTCCGGCGCGCGCTCGCGATCACCGAGCGCAATGCCGAGGCCCACTACAACCTCGGCGTGGCGCTCATGCTCACCAGGCAGGACAAGGCGACACGGGAGGATGCGCTCACCCACCTGCGCCGCGCATCGGAGCTGGCCCCCTTCTTCGCGCCGGCGCACGTCGACGCCGCCAAGGCGCTCCTGCTTCTCGACCGCCCGGTGGAAGCCGAGGCGGAAGCCAGGGCGGCGCTGCACCTGGCGCCCGGGTTCACGCCGGCCCTCCTCGACCTTGCGGATGCCCTCTACGGGCAGGCGCGATATGCCGAGGCGGCCGACGCCTACGGCGATCTGGTGAGCCTCGACCCCGATGACGTGGATGCCCGATCGAACTACGTGGTCGCCCTGATCCGCTCGGGGCAGACGGACCGGGCGCGCGCCGCGACGGATGCCGCCCGCAGCGCGTTCCCCCGTCTGGCATGGTTCGACTTCTGTCTCGCACGAGTCGAAGCGCAGGCCGGACGAAAGGGGGAGGCCCTGGTGCTACTGGAGACCGCTCTCGCCAGAGACCCCAAGGTCAAGGAGTGGCTCGAGAAAGTGGACGAGTTCGACGTCTATGCCGGGACCCGGGAATTCCAATCGGTCCTGTCAAGGTCCGGCCCGCGTTGA
- a CDS encoding glycosyltransferase family 2 protein codes for MVERQRVVVVLPAYNAERTLERTCSEIPREVVDEVILVDDASHDRTVEVARLLGIPTIVHPQNRGYGANQKTCYQAALERGADIVVMLHPDYQYPPRIIPSMVALLKSGLFDVVIGSRILVRSALKGGMPIYKYAGNRCLTLVENALLGRKLSEYHSGFRAFTRAVLLKLPILENSDGFVFDNEMLCQAIYFGFSVGEVSSPCKYFPEASSIGFGSSLRYGLGVLRTGALYRLNRWGLLRSRIFNPRGRGLRPVIESPTL; via the coding sequence GTGGTCGAGCGGCAACGGGTGGTCGTGGTCCTGCCGGCCTACAATGCCGAGCGGACCCTGGAGCGGACCTGCTCCGAGATCCCGCGCGAGGTGGTGGACGAGGTCATCCTGGTGGACGACGCCAGCCACGACCGGACCGTGGAGGTGGCCCGCCTGCTCGGGATTCCGACCATCGTCCACCCGCAGAACCGCGGCTACGGAGCCAACCAGAAGACCTGCTACCAGGCGGCCCTGGAGCGCGGCGCCGACATCGTCGTCATGCTGCACCCCGACTACCAGTACCCGCCGCGCATCATCCCGTCGATGGTGGCGCTTCTCAAGTCCGGATTGTTCGACGTGGTCATCGGCTCGCGCATCCTGGTGAGAAGCGCGCTCAAGGGGGGCATGCCAATCTACAAGTACGCGGGGAACCGCTGCCTGACGCTCGTCGAGAATGCCCTTCTGGGCCGCAAGCTCTCGGAGTATCACAGCGGGTTCCGCGCCTTCACGCGCGCCGTTCTGCTGAAGCTGCCGATCCTCGAGAATTCCGACGGGTTCGTGTTCGACAACGAGATGCTCTGTCAGGCGATCTACTTCGGGTTCTCGGTCGGCGAGGTGAGCAGTCCGTGCAAGTATTTTCCAGAGGCCTCGTCGATCGGATTCGGCTCGAGCCTGCGGTACGGGCTCGGGGTCCTGCGCACGGGGGCGCTCTACCGCCTGAACCGCTGGGGCCTGCTGAGATCGCGGATCTTCAACCCGCGAGGCCGGGGGCTGCGGCCGGTGATAGAATCCCCGACTCTATGA
- the rnc gene encoding ribonuclease III — protein sequence MRSPSSDAPRPRAGSAPGLPRLEERLGHVFENRDLLTRALTHSSFAHEGGSGPDNEALEFLGDAALGFLVAQAVMKRFPEMDEGGLSKFKGFLVSRPNLAQVARRLGLGVHLRLGKTAEQGLARTKESLLADTLEAVIAAVFLDGGDQPARAVVNRLFGGQIQRLSREEIEEKDYKTAFQELMQAGGRPAPRYKVVRTEGPAHSPTFHVGLVVDGKEVAVGKGLTKKEAEQRAARAALRFLKRSTS from the coding sequence ATGCGATCCCCGTCGTCCGACGCGCCGCGTCCCCGTGCGGGCAGCGCGCCCGGCCTGCCGCGCCTCGAGGAGAGGCTCGGGCACGTCTTCGAGAACAGGGACCTCTTGACCCGCGCCCTGACCCATTCCTCCTTCGCGCACGAGGGGGGAAGCGGCCCGGACAACGAGGCCCTCGAGTTCCTCGGGGATGCGGCGCTCGGCTTCCTGGTCGCGCAGGCAGTCATGAAGCGCTTTCCCGAGATGGACGAAGGGGGGCTCTCCAAGTTCAAGGGATTCCTGGTCAGCCGGCCCAACCTGGCGCAGGTGGCGCGTCGCCTCGGCCTGGGAGTCCACCTGAGGCTCGGCAAGACGGCCGAGCAGGGGCTGGCCAGGACGAAGGAGTCCCTCCTGGCCGACACGCTCGAGGCGGTGATCGCCGCAGTCTTCCTGGACGGCGGCGATCAGCCGGCGCGGGCCGTGGTGAACCGGCTGTTCGGCGGGCAGATCCAGAGGCTGAGCCGGGAGGAGATCGAGGAGAAGGACTACAAGACCGCCTTCCAGGAGCTGATGCAGGCCGGTGGCCGGCCCGCGCCGCGCTACAAGGTCGTCAGGACGGAGGGGCCGGCGCACAGCCCGACCTTTCACGTCGGGCTGGTCGTGGACGGCAAGGAGGTGGCGGTCGGCAAGGGCCTGACGAAGAAGGAGGCCGAGCAGCGGGCCGCCCGCGCCGCTCTGCGTTTCCTGAAACGCTCGACGTCTTAG